Proteins co-encoded in one Burkholderia ambifaria AMMD genomic window:
- a CDS encoding YbaB/EbfC family nucleoid-associated protein, whose amino-acid sequence MLKGNLAGLMKQAQQMQENMKKMQEQLAQIEVEGQSGAGLVKVTMTCRNEVRRVAIDPSLLADDKDMLEDLVAAAFNDAVRKAEATSQEKMSGMTSGLPLPPGFKLPF is encoded by the coding sequence ATGTTGAAAGGCAACCTCGCCGGACTGATGAAGCAAGCGCAGCAAATGCAGGAAAACATGAAGAAGATGCAGGAGCAGCTTGCGCAGATCGAAGTCGAAGGGCAGTCGGGCGCCGGCCTCGTCAAGGTGACGATGACGTGCCGCAACGAAGTGCGTCGCGTGGCGATCGACCCGAGCCTGCTCGCGGACGACAAGGACATGCTCGAGGATCTGGTCGCGGCCGCGTTCAACGATGCCGTCCGCAAGGCCGAAGCGACGTCGCAGGAGAAGATGAGCGGCATGACGTCGGGCCTGCCGCTGCCCCCGGGCTTCAAGCTGCCGTTCTGA